From the genome of Micromonospora lupini:
GCCGATTCCCATGATCCGTGGCGGTACGCCGGCCGTCGCCGCGCCGCCGACGCGGGCCAGCGGGGTGAGGCCGTACCGCTGCACCGCCGCCTCGCTGGCGACCAGGAGCGCGACCGCGCCGTCGTTGACACCGGAGGAGTTGCCGGCGGTCACCGTGCCGCCGTCGCGGAACGGGGTGGGCAGCGCTGCCAGCTTTGCAAGCGTCGTCTCCCGGGGGTGCTCGTCGACCTCGACGAGTCGGGTCTCCCGGCGACCGGCCGACACGGACACCGCCACGATCTCCTCGGCGAACCGGCCGTCGGCCTGCGCCTTGGCGGCGCGCTGCTGCGAGCGGTACGCGAAGGCGTCCTGCTCGGCCCGATCGACGCCGTACTCGGCGGCCACGTTCTCCGCCGTCTCCGGCATCGAGTCGACCCCCCACCCGTCGCGCATGAGCGGGTTGACCAGCCGCCAGCCGAGGGTCGTGTCGTACATCTCCGCAGCGCGGGAGTACGCCGAGGTCGCCTTCGGCACGACGAACGGCGCCCGGCTCATGCTCTCCACCCCACCGGCGACCACCAGGTCCGCCTCGCCGGCCACGATGGACCGGGCGGCGGTGGCGAGGGCGTCCAGGCCGGAGCCGCAGAGCCGGTTGACGGTGCTGCCCGGCACCTCCTCGGGCAGGCCGGCGAGCAGCGCCGCCATCCGGGCCACGTTGCGGTTGTCCTCGCCGGCCTGGTTGGCGCAGCCGAGCACGACGTCGTCGACGCGGGCCCAGTCCACCGACGGGTGCCGGGCGACCAGCTCGCGGATCACGTGCGCGGCCAGGTCGTCGGGGCGGACGCCGGCCAGCGCGCCGGCGTACCGGCCGATGGGGGTACGGACACCGGCCACCAGGTATGCCACGGTCATCGCGAGTCCTTCGGGGGTGGGAAGGGCGGGGTGCGGGCGTCCACCCGGGTCGCAGGGGACTCCCCAGCCGTCAGGATATCCACGCCCGCAGCGGATAGGTTGGCGGCATGGCCCGGGCCCAGTTCAGCGCAGAGACCAGCGGCGGCGGCGCGTTCGTCCGCCAGCCCAACCGTTTCACCGGTCGGGTCACCGCCGACTCGACCTCCCCGCCCGGAGGCGGTCCGGACGAGCAGGACCGGTGGCCGTTGGAGGCCGGCCGGTACCGGCTGATCTGGTGCCGCGCCTGCCCGTGGGCGCACCGGGCGAGGATCGTGCGCGGTCTGCTCGGGCTTGACGACGCCATCTCGCTGGGCACCGTCGACCCGATCCGGGACGAGCGGGGCTGGGCGTTCGCCCTCGACCCGGACGGCTTCGACCCGGTCCTCGGTGTCAGCTTCCTCTCCGAGGCGTACCTGGCCACCGACCCGGACTACACCGGCCGGGTGACCGTGCCGGCGCTCGTCGACACGCTCACCGGCCGGGTGGTCACCAACGACTACCCACAGCTCACCCTCGACCTCTCCACGCAGTGGCGGTCCCTGCACGCGCCCGGCGCACCGGACCTGTACCCGGTCGCGCTGCGCCCGGAGATGGACGCGCTGATGGACGAGATCCACCGCGACGTCAACAACGGCGTCTACCGCTGCGGGTTCGCCACCTCCCAGGAGGCGTACGACGAGGCGTTCCGGGCGCTCTTCGCCCGACTGGACGCGCTGTCCGAACGCCTGGCCGGGCAGCGCTACCTGCTGGGCGACGCGATCACCGAGGCCGACGTGCGGCTGTTCACCACGCTCGTGCGCTTCGACGCCGCGTACCACGGGCACTTCAAGTGCAACCGCAGCAAGCTGACCGAGATGCCGGTGCTCTGGGCGTACGCCCGGGACCTGTTCCAGACCCCGGGCTTCGGCGAGACGGTGGACTTCGACCACATCAAGCGGCACTACTACGGCACCCACCGGGAGATCAACCCGACAGGCATCGTGCCGCTGGGGCCCGACGAGTCCGGTTGGACGACGCCGCACGGGCGTGGCTGAGCCGGGGCGGCCCGGCACCGCGACGGCGCCCGCAGCCCGCGGGGACGTCGCCCGCCGGGTCGCCGGTTCCGCCGCCGCCGGCTGCGCGGTGGCCGGCGCGGTCGCGGTGACGGTCGCGGTCGTCGCCGGTCCCGGTCCGGGTCTCACCGGGTACGTGAGCGAGGCGGGCATCGCCGGCAGCGCGCACGCCGTGGCGTACCGCATCGGGGTTCTCGCCCTGGCCGGCGCGTTGCTGCTGGTCGCCGCGGCGCTGCCCCCGGGGGTGCGGGTGGCGCCGGCGCTGCTGGCCACCGGCGCGGTCCTCACCGCGGTGTCCGGGGCGGTGACCTGCTCCGCCGGCTGCCCGCTGCCGCCGTTCGAGCGGACCACGGTGGCCGACCTGGTGCACGGGGGCGCGAGCATCGCGGCGACTGCGGCTGTGGTCCTCGCCATGGTCGCGCTGGCCGTGTCCGGGCCGGCCGGGGCGATGGTCCGCCGGTTGGCGGCCGGCACGGCCGTGCTCGCCCTGCCGCTGTGCGCGACGGTCGGGGTGGCCATGCTTGTGGTCGGCCGGGGCGCCCTGGTCGGCGTGGTGGAGCGGTTGGTCCTCGGGCTCGCGGCGCTGTGGGGCGTGGCCACCGGTACGGCACTGGCCCTGACCCGCGGCCGACGGGGCTTGTAAGGAGCGTCACGACAAGCGCGCCTTGCAGGTGGCGCCGATTGGCGTATCGTCGGCTGACGATGACAAATGTCTGGGGCCTCACCGTCCGCCTGTATGTCGATCTCCGACTGCAGGCCAGCGGCATCTGTCCGGCGTAGCCGCCCTCCACGCGCCTACCCCGACCAGACCAGACAATTGGATACGTCATGCCCTTCGGCCTGCGCAAAATTCCGTTCTCCGTGCAGATCCTCCTCGGCCTCGTGCTCGGCGTCGCGCTCGGCTTCGTTGCCCGCAGCAACGACCTGAGTTGGCTTACCAGCACCCTGCACACCATCGGCTCCCTCTTCGTCCAGCTACTCAAGCTGGCCGTGCCGCCGCTGGTCTTCACCGCAATCGTGGTCAGCGTGGTCAGCCTGCGTGGCGTGGCCAACGCCGCCCGGCTCGCGCTGAAGACCCTGATGTGGTTCGGCATCACCGCGCTGATCGCCGTGAGCATCGGCATCGGCCTCGGCCTGCTCGTCGACCCGGGCCGGGGCGTGACCCTCGACCTGGGTGGCGCCGCGGCGCCGAAGAAGACCGGCTCCTGGACCGACTTCCTCACCGGCATCGTGCCCACCAACCCGGTCGGCGCGTTCGTCGAGGGCAACGTCCTGCAGATCGTCTTCCTCGCCGTGGTCATCGGCGCCGCGGCCCTGCTGGTCGGCGAGGCCGCCGAGCCGTTCGTGGCGCTCAACCGCTCGCTGCTGGAAATCGTGCAGAAGGCCCTGTGGTGGGTCATCCGGCTCGCACCGATCGGCACCCTCGGCCTGATCGGCAACGCCGTCGCCTCGTACGGCTGGGACCTGCTGGCCCCCCTCGCGAAGTTCACCACAGCCGTCTACGTCGGCTGCGCCATCGTGCTGTTCGTGGTCTACCCGCTGGTGCTGGTCCTCGCCGGCCGGCTCAACCCGCTGCGCTTCTTCGCCGGCGCCTGGCCGGCCATCGAGCTGGGCTTCGTGTCCCGCTCCTCGGTCGGCACCATGCCGGTGACCCAGCGCTCCGTCGAGCGACTCGGTGTGCCCCGCGAGTACGCCTCGTTCGCGGTGCCCTTCGGCGCCACCACGAAGATGGACGGCTGCGCCGCCATCTACCCGGCCCTCGCCGCGATCTTCGTGGCGCAGGTGTTCGGCGTGCACCTCGGCGTCGGCGACTACCTGCTGATCGCCTTCGTCTCGGTGGTCGGCTCGGCGGCCACCGCCGGCCTGACCGGCGCGATCGTCATGCTCACCCTGACCCTCAGCACGCTGGGTCTGCCGCTGGCCGGCGCCGGCCTGCTGCTCGCCATCGACCCGATCCTGGACATGATCCGCACCGCCACGAACGTGGCCGGGCAGGCCCTCGTGCCGACAGTGGTCGCCGCCCGTGAGGGCACCCTCGACCGGGCCGCGTACGAGTCCGCGGGCCGCCGGGATCTCGTCGATCCGGACCCGGTCGCCGACACCCGGCCCGAGCTCAGTCCCGTCCCTGCCTGACCAGATCACCGCACGGCGACGGGCCCTCTCCCCGGGGCCCGTCGCCGTCTCGGAGAGGATGACCCCATGAGTTCCCTGTTCACTCCCCTGGCCCTGCGCGGGGTCACACTGCCCAACCGGATCGCGATGGCGCCGATGTGCCAGTACTCGGCCGGCCCCGACGGCCTGCCCACCGACTGGCACCTCACCCACCTCGGCACCCGCGCCGTCGGCGGGGCCGGCCTGGTGCTGACCGAGGCGACAGCCGTAACCCCCGAGGGTCGGATCTCTCCGCAGGACACCGGACTGTGGTCCGACGCGCACGTGGACGCCTGGCGACCGGTGACCGCGTTCGTCGCCGCCCACGGCGCCGTACCTGCCGTCCAGCTCGCGCACGCCGGGTTCAAGGCCTCCACCTACCGGCCGTGGGCGGCGGAGCGCGGCGGTGTGCCCGACGCCGAGGGCGGCTGGACGCCAGTCGCCCCCGGGTCCGAGCCGTTCACTCCCGGCTACCGGACGCCGACCGCTCTCGACGCGGCGGGCATCGCCGGCGTGGTCGACGCGTTCGCCGCCGGCGCCGAGCGGGCCCTCGCCGCCGGTTTCGCCGCCGTGGAGATCCACGCCGCGCACGGGTACCTGCTCAACGAGTTCCTGTCGCCGCTCACCAACCACCGCACCGACGCCTACGGCGGCGACCGGGCCTCCCGGATGCGGCTCACCCTGGAGGTCGCCCGCGCGGTGCGCGCCGCCGTCGGCGAGAGCGTGCCGGTGCTCACCCGGATCTCCGCCACCGACTGGGTGGAGGGCGGCTGGACTGTCGAGGACAGCGTGGTCCTCGCCGGTGAGCTGGCCGGCGTCGGCGTCGACCTGGTCGACGCCTCCTCCGGCGGTGTCAGCACCGGCCAGCGCATCACGCTCGGCCCCGGCTACCAGGTGCCGCTTGCCGCCCAGATCCGCCGCGAGGCGGGCGTGCCGACAGGCGCGGTCGGCCTGATCGTCGAGCCGGAGCACGCCGAGCAGATCGTCGCCAGCGGCGAGGCCGACCTGGTGCTGCTCGGCCGGGAACTGCTGCGCGACCCGTACTGGCCGCGCCGCGCCGCCGCGAAGCTCGGCGTCGCGTACACCGGACCCGCCCAGTACGCCCGCGCCTGGTGATCCGCGCCGGTCGGGCGGCTGCCGTCGCCGGCAGCCGCCCGACCGTCAGCCGGCCAGGTGCGACCAGTCGCCCTCCAGCTCCCGCCACGTGCCCTGCGCCGCCACCGTCCCGGCGTGCAACACCACCACGTGGTCGGCGCGGACGAGCGCGGCCCGCTTCGCTGTCGACCCGACCACTGTCACCCCGTGCGCCCGCAGCGCCCGCCACAGCGCCAACTCGGTGGTGACGTCCAGCGCCGACGACACGTCGTCGGCGACAAGCAGTTCGGTACGCGGCGCCAGCGCCCGGGCCAGCGCCAGCCGCTGTAGCTGGCCGCCGGAGAGCCTGGTGCCCTTGTGCCCGATGAGCAGACCCAGCCCACCGCCGGCGGCGGCCAGGTCGTGGTCGAGCTGGGCGGTGCTGACCGCGCCGGCCGCGTCCACCTGGTGGCCGAGCGCGATGTTGTCGGCCACCGTGCCGGACAGCACCCGGGGCAACTGGCCGACGTAACCGACCTGGTTGGGGCGCAGGAACAGCTCGGGCTCGGTGACCGGATCGCCGTTCCAGGACAGCTCGCCGGTGTGGTGCACGATGCCGGCCAGCGCCCGCAGCAGCGAGGACTTGCCCGACCCGACCGGCCCGACGACAAGCACCAACTGCCCGCGCTGCACCGTCAGGTCCACGTCCCGGACGGCGAGCGTGCCGTCGGAGTGCACCACCGAGAACCGGCGCAGCTCCAACCGGCGCAGCGGGTGCCGCGGCGACGACGTCGGCGCGGGCGCCGTCCCGCCGGCCAGGTCGACGGCCGGCACCGCCGCCGTGTACGCGCCCACGCCAGTCATCGCCACCGTCCGCCGGGTCCACACCCGCGCCGACGGAAGCTGGGAGATCAACGACGCGGTGGTCCAGGCGAACCACCGGGCCGCGCCCAGCGTGGAGACGGCCACCAGCACCGCACCGGCCGACAACTCGCCGCCCAGGTAGAGCGCCCACGCGCCGATCGGCAGCAGGCCACTGGCCACCGACGGCGTCGACCGCGACCACACCTGCACCGAGATCTCCCGTCGCTGCCTGTCGCTGCGCAGCGCGTCCAGGTCGGCCAGGTGACGCAGCACCGCCGCAGTCGCGCCGGCGAGCTTCACCGTGCGCGCCGCGGAGAGCGCGGAGACCAGGGCGGTGGCGAACGCCGCCCGCGCCGTCACTGTCGCCCGTGCCGCACGCTCAAGCCTCGGGCCGAACAGCGTCGCGGCCAACCCGGAGACGACCATCGTGCCGAGGAAGAACAGCCCCGGCACGACGCTGCCGGTGACCGCAGTCATGGCGACCACCAGGACCAGCGCGACCGACTGGTCGAGCACGTTGTCGGCGAGCTGCACCACGCGCTCGGTGTCACCGCCCTGCGCCACCACCTCTGCCGGGGTGTGCGAGCTGACCCGGCGCGGGCCGGTCTGACCGTGCACCAGACGCAGGCCGATCCGCAGCATCTGCCGCACCCACCAGTGCGGGAACCAGACGTGCGTGTAGTACGGCAGCGGCAGGGTGACAAGCAGCCCGGCCACGATGCCGAGCGCCGGCAGGTACGGGCTGCCGGTCCCGTCGACCAGGTCGGCCCAGAGCCACGGCAACAGCGGGCCGTCCAGCCCGAGCAGGCTGAGCCCGAGGAACAGGGCCATCGCCGCCGCTCCGTACCGGGGGTCGTTGGTGCAGAGCCGGATGATCTCCCGGAACGTACGGGCCGGCGGGGTCGGTGGCAACGGCGGCGGCTCGGCCCGCACCGCCGGGCCGGCGGTCGGCCAGGTCCCGGCGGCGTCCGGGCCGGCGCCAGGGACGCCCCGGCCAGTCCCGGCGGCGTCCCGGCCAGTCCCGGCGCTGTCCCGGCCGGTCCCGGCGGTGTCCGGGCCAGTCCCGGCGCTGTCGGTCAACAGGTCGGTGCCGGCGCTGTCCGGGCCGGTCAGCAGGTCGGTGCCGCCGCCGGACCGGGACGACGACGTCCCACCGGCGTACACGGCGGCGTGACTGGTCGCCAGCAGCTCGGCGAAACGTGTCGACGTCTCCAGCGGGCCGGCCTCGACCACTGCGCCGTCGGCCAGCACCACCACCTCGTCGCAGCGGCGTACCGAGGAGAGCCGGTGGGCGATGACGATGCCGATCCGGTCGCGCAGCAGCCGTTCGGTGGCCCGCTGCACCCGCGCCTCGGTCACCGGGTCCAGCCGGGCGGTGGCCTCGTCCAGGATCACCACGTGCGGGTCACGCACCAGGATCCGGGCGAACGCCACCAACTGCTCCTGACCGGCGGAGAGCACGTGCCCACCCTCCCCCAGCCGGGTGGCCAACCCGTCGGGCAGCTCGGCGATCCAGCCGGCCAGGCCCAGTTCGTCAAGCGCCCGGGCGGCGGCGTCGAGCAGCTCCGGGTCGTAGAGCGCGACGTTCTCCGCGAGCGTGCCGGCCAGGATCTCGGTGCGCTGCGGCACCAGCGCCACCCAGCGGCGCAGCTCTTCGACGTCGAGGTCACACAGGTCCGTGCCGCCGAGGAACACGGTGCCCGGCGGCACGTCCACGGCCCTCGTGAGCACCTTCGCCAGTGTCGACTTGCCCGATCCGGTCCGCCCGATCAGGGCGTACGACCGGCCGCGCGCGAAGGTCAGGCTGAGTCCGCACAGCGCCGGCCCTCGCCCGCTCTCCGGGCCGCTCACCTCGTACCCGAATGTCAGGTCCCGGATGCGCAGGTCCCCCTCGGCCGGACTGGCCCCGCCGACGGGCTCCTGCCGTGACTTCTGGAGCAACTGCACCCGGG
Proteins encoded in this window:
- a CDS encoding dicarboxylate/amino acid:cation symporter — translated: MRKIPFSVQILLGLVLGVALGFVARSNDLSWLTSTLHTIGSLFVQLLKLAVPPLVFTAIVVSVVSLRGVANAARLALKTLMWFGITALIAVSIGIGLGLLVDPGRGVTLDLGGAAAPKKTGSWTDFLTGIVPTNPVGAFVEGNVLQIVFLAVVIGAAALLVGEAAEPFVALNRSLLEIVQKALWWVIRLAPIGTLGLIGNAVASYGWDLLAPLAKFTTAVYVGCAIVLFVVYPLVLVLAGRLNPLRFFAGAWPAIELGFVSRSSVGTMPVTQRSVERLGVPREYASFAVPFGATTKMDGCAAIYPALAAIFVAQVFGVHLGVGDYLLIAFVSVVGSAATAGLTGAIVMLTLTLSTLGLPLAGAGLLLAIDPILDMIRTATNVAGQALVPTVVAAREGTLDRAAYESAGRRDLVDPDPVADTRPELSPVPA
- a CDS encoding DUF998 domain-containing protein, which produces MAEPGRPGTATAPAARGDVARRVAGSAAAGCAVAGAVAVTVAVVAGPGPGLTGYVSEAGIAGSAHAVAYRIGVLALAGALLLVAAALPPGVRVAPALLATGAVLTAVSGAVTCSAGCPLPPFERTTVADLVHGGASIAATAAVVLAMVALAVSGPAGAMVRRLAAGTAVLALPLCATVGVAMLVVGRGALVGVVERLVLGLAALWGVATGTALALTRGRRGL
- the pcaF gene encoding 3-oxoadipyl-CoA thiolase; this encodes MTVAYLVAGVRTPIGRYAGALAGVRPDDLAAHVIRELVARHPSVDWARVDDVVLGCANQAGEDNRNVARMAALLAGLPEEVPGSTVNRLCGSGLDALATAARSIVAGEADLVVAGGVESMSRAPFVVPKATSAYSRAAEMYDTTLGWRLVNPLMRDGWGVDSMPETAENVAAEYGVDRAEQDAFAYRSQQRAAKAQADGRFAEEIVAVSVSAGRRETRLVEVDEHPRETTLAKLAALPTPFRDGGTVTAGNSSGVNDGAVALLVASEAAVQRYGLTPLARVGGAATAGVPPRIMGIGPVPATRKLLDRVGVELGAVDVIELNEAFAAQSVAVLRELGLPVDAEHVNPNGGAIALGHPLGASGARLALTAALELRRRGGRRALATMCIGVGQGISLLLESAA
- a CDS encoding glutathione S-transferase family protein — translated: MARAQFSAETSGGGAFVRQPNRFTGRVTADSTSPPGGGPDEQDRWPLEAGRYRLIWCRACPWAHRARIVRGLLGLDDAISLGTVDPIRDERGWAFALDPDGFDPVLGVSFLSEAYLATDPDYTGRVTVPALVDTLTGRVVTNDYPQLTLDLSTQWRSLHAPGAPDLYPVALRPEMDALMDEIHRDVNNGVYRCGFATSQEAYDEAFRALFARLDALSERLAGQRYLLGDAITEADVRLFTTLVRFDAAYHGHFKCNRSKLTEMPVLWAYARDLFQTPGFGETVDFDHIKRHYYGTHREINPTGIVPLGPDESGWTTPHGRG
- a CDS encoding NADH:flavin oxidoreductase/NADH oxidase; this translates as MSSLFTPLALRGVTLPNRIAMAPMCQYSAGPDGLPTDWHLTHLGTRAVGGAGLVLTEATAVTPEGRISPQDTGLWSDAHVDAWRPVTAFVAAHGAVPAVQLAHAGFKASTYRPWAAERGGVPDAEGGWTPVAPGSEPFTPGYRTPTALDAAGIAGVVDAFAAGAERALAAGFAAVEIHAAHGYLLNEFLSPLTNHRTDAYGGDRASRMRLTLEVARAVRAAVGESVPVLTRISATDWVEGGWTVEDSVVLAGELAGVGVDLVDASSGGVSTGQRITLGPGYQVPLAAQIRREAGVPTGAVGLIVEPEHAEQIVASGEADLVLLGRELLRDPYWPRRAAAKLGVAYTGPAQYARAW
- a CDS encoding ATP-binding cassette domain-containing protein; the encoded protein is MRLLRDLWGTSPRRLTFVAVLIVLGAAGQAGASALAGAVLVHRSTGAFAVLAAALAAVVLSDLVVSLLMAGLTADWSADVRRRLCRVALGQDLPSLETTPVGELLDRIDGDVYQVASAVRNQGSRLAQGLCVGLLSIVVAVAVWWPAGMAMLLLTVLLGLGLRRPTARIGPARMVEEEAWSDLAAVMEEAVHGQDDVRTSLAQPYVLRLYARRAAAVLSRGHRVWVLSARVATVATATIRAGVGVVVLGGAWALATDRVDAARLTAIWLLALAFGATAEHVSRMVPELQEALGAWARVQLLQKSRQEPVGGASPAEGDLRIRDLTFGYEVSGPESGRGPALCGLSLTFARGRSYALIGRTGSGKSTLAKVLTRAVDVPPGTVFLGGTDLCDLDVEELRRWVALVPQRTEILAGTLAENVALYDPELLDAAARALDELGLAGWIAELPDGLATRLGEGGHVLSAGQEQLVAFARILVRDPHVVILDEATARLDPVTEARVQRATERLLRDRIGIVIAHRLSSVRRCDEVVVLADGAVVEAGPLETSTRFAELLATSHAAVYAGGTSSSRSGGGTDLLTGPDSAGTDLLTDSAGTGPDTAGTGRDSAGTGRDAAGTGRGVPGAGPDAAGTWPTAGPAVRAEPPPLPPTPPARTFREIIRLCTNDPRYGAAAMALFLGLSLLGLDGPLLPWLWADLVDGTGSPYLPALGIVAGLLVTLPLPYYTHVWFPHWWVRQMLRIGLRLVHGQTGPRRVSSHTPAEVVAQGGDTERVVQLADNVLDQSVALVLVVAMTAVTGSVVPGLFFLGTMVVSGLAATLFGPRLERAARATVTARAAFATALVSALSAARTVKLAGATAAVLRHLADLDALRSDRQRREISVQVWSRSTPSVASGLLPIGAWALYLGGELSAGAVLVAVSTLGAARWFAWTTASLISQLPSARVWTRRTVAMTGVGAYTAAVPAVDLAGGTAPAPTSSPRHPLRRLELRRFSVVHSDGTLAVRDVDLTVQRGQLVLVVGPVGSGKSSLLRALAGIVHHTGELSWNGDPVTEPELFLRPNQVGYVGQLPRVLSGTVADNIALGHQVDAAGAVSTAQLDHDLAAAGGGLGLLIGHKGTRLSGGQLQRLALARALAPRTELLVADDVSSALDVTTELALWRALRAHGVTVVGSTAKRAALVRADHVVVLHAGTVAAQGTWRELEGDWSHLAG